The Geobacillus genomosp. 3 genome segment ACGCGCGGCCCGCCGGGCGCGCTCCAGCCGCTCATAAACGTCCGCTTTCGCTCGGCGGTCTTTGACGACGGGCAACTGTCTAAGGCCGTGTTGGATGCATCGCTCATTCCAGTTGAGCTTTTTCATGTTGCCACCCCTCTCGTTCTTCCTCTTCCTCCATATATTGCTTCAGCGCTTTTAGCGCACGATGTTGCGTCGTCTTCACCTTGCTCTCTGTCCAGCCGAGCGCCGCCGCCGTTTCCGCGATCGACAGTGACTGGATGAACCGGAGGACGAGCACAAGCTGCTGATCAACCGTACAGCGCGCCAAACAGCGGTACATAAGTTGAATTTCCTCCTTTTGAATGGCGACCTCCTCCGGCATCGGTTCATCCGCACCGATCGATTCCGCACTCCATTCCGGCGGACCGGCCCATTTGCGCCGATGCTTTTGCCGGCGGAAAAAATCGATCGCCACATGGCGCGCAATGGACAGCAGCCACGTTTTTTCACTGCATTGCCCTTTAAACCGCTTATACGAACGCAGTACTTTCACATACACTTCTTGGACTAAATCTTCGGCATGCTCTCGATTCCGCACCATGTAAAACAAAAAATTAAACAAATCATCATGATATTTTTCATACAACTGTTCAAAGACGGGGTCCATCGTCTCTCCCCCTATTCTTTCCATGGACTGCAGCCAAAAAAAATCCCATTATCTTCATGATAACGGGTGAAAAGCGAAAAGGGAACTGTTTTTTCGGTGAACGACTCACCGGTTAGCGAACGCTTGAAGCGGGAGCTTCTCTATTCCACGACGAACGCAACCTTTCGTCTCCCTGAGCGCGACTTCGGGTCGTTCCGACTCTAGGCATCCGATGATTCGGGGTTCTTTCGCGCCTTGGATCTTTTCCACATGGAAGGCGCTGCCTAGTTTTTGCATCGGATGTTCTCCATGCACCCCCTTCATCTCCCGTTCACAAGGAACATGATCGATATGGATTGTATCATGCGTTTTGGCTGACGCCAGCCGACATTCCTCTCCCACCTACTGACCGGGTTACACCCTTCACGGTCCTTGAGGTGGGAGACTTCTTTCGGAAATTGCGTTAAAAACGACAGGCGGTTACAGCTCGGCAAACAGCGGAAAAAAAAGACGGCCAGCCCGTTTCCTTAACACTTGCTCTCCGGCCGGGTCATAGCTGATGAGCAAAGATGTCGCCGGACCACCGGAGACAAAGAGCGGCAGCGGGCACGCACAGGCGCGCCATTGGCGGCCATTGGCGGCCAACAGCTGTGTATATTCATAATAAATGCCTTTTGAACCAACCGGGATCAACTCATAAACATACGGCGAAGCGAGAAGTTCGGCAATCAGTGAAAGCGGCGCGATCCAATCCGGGTGCGCCAACACGGCCGGGCCGACGAGCGGGCGGCCGATGACAGCAAACTTGGCCTCTTCCGGCGTGATGCCCATTCGCTTTTGTCCGCTGGCCACCGTTCCAATCGCCGTCACCCCAAGCGCCGACTGCACGGTGGCAAAGTTCGATTCACTGCTGCCGGTGATCGGGAGGGCGAGCCCCAGCTCACTGCCCGCCCGTCCGATGCCGCGGCACAGCGCTTCCCAACATTCATCGGCGATAAAGTTTTGCAGCACCATCGCCTTCGCTTCCGCCCCCACGCTTACTAACTCCATCAAGGCGACGCGGGCGGCAAAATAGGCGGTCGTCTCGGCCGGAACAAAAACAGCGTCGCCCGGTTTGTCTCCTACTGCCGCTGAACCGTCGGCGGCAATCGCTAGTTCAACACTATCGGTGAGCGGGAGAAAGAGCACATCACGCATGCGGCGCTCTCACCCCTGCTTTCGCAGCCAAACGGGTGACAGACGGCATAACCGTCATTGCCACCAATACATTGACGGCAGCGGCCGCCGACAGCGGCGGAATGACCGCGATAACGAACGGCCAGCCGAACGGAATCACAAGCGGCAGCGGCGCCAGCAACACGTTGCCGGCAAAAAAGGCGGCAGCTCCCGCGAAGCGCCAGCCCCGCTCATACATCGCGGCAAACAAAGCGCCAAGCCCCGCCATTTCACAGGCGATAAGCCAATGGAACGGACCGAGCGGCCAGCCGCCGACATAGGCGGAAATGAAGTGGCCAAGCCCGGCGACCATTGCGCCGGCGCGCGGGCCGAGAACAGCAGCAGCGACGAGCGCCGGCGCGCTGTCTAACGCGATGCTGCCGACAAACGTCGGCAGCTTGATGAACGATCCGATGATAGAAAGCGCCAAACAAACAGCCAGCCAGGCAAAACGGCGGTTCATTGCTTCTCCTCCTTGTCGCGGAACACGATGGCGCTCCGCTCGTACTCGACATCGCCCACCCCCAGGCGGGCGTTCACGACACGCGCAGCAGCGAACAAATAATCCGATAAACGGTTCATGTATTTAAGCACGACATCATTGATCGGCTCCGCTTTTTGCAACGAAACGATGCACCGCTCCGCCCTTCTTGTCACCGTACGCGCCAAATGAAGCGCAGCCGCCGCCTTCGAGCCGCCCGGCAAAATGAACTTCTCAAGCGGCGGTGCTTCCTGCACGTACGCATCAATGCGCCCCTCTAAAAACGTGACCATCTCCTCGGTCGCTTTATACGGCAGCTTGCCGTTGACAATGGCCAAGTCGCCGCCGCAGTCAAACAGCTCGTGTTGGATTTTTTGCAGCTCAGCGCAAAGGTCGCGAAACCGCGCATCGTCTGCCAATAAAGCGAGCGCCCAACCGATGAACGAATTGGCCTCATCGATCGTTCCGTACGCCTCAACCCGCAAGTGGTCTTTGTCGACGCGTCCGCCGACTAAACTCGTTTTTCCTTGGTCCCCCGTTCGTGTATACAGCTTCATTCGTCCTCTCCCCCTTATTTTAATCGTTCCGCCAACCCGCACCAAAGCCGGTCGACGCAGCAGCACATGGCAACAAGCCGCTGGTAACATACCCCAACTGCATCGCGCCAACGCCGATCCTCCCGATCGGTAGGAACGACACCTTGCGTTACGTCGGTTCCGATCCAGACGACCGTGCGGCCGCCTGCTCCTTCCTCCCACTGCTTCCAAGCGCAGAAAAACCGCTCCCATTCCTCCGGATCCGGAAGGCGGCGAATGGCGGCTTCGAGCCCGTCCAAGACAACCGTTTTCGCCGTCTTGGCGCCATCCGGCCACCCGTATGGCTCTTGATAACCGTCATGCCATACTATATGAACGCCATCGCTTATTCCGTATCGTTCCCGCACCCATTTTCGTTTTCCTTGGAACGCACCGCCGACAACGAAATGCATCGCTCTCCCCCTTTCCAGCGCTCGATCGTCGATTCCAGCGTATACCCGCCGGAAAACGGCACCTTCCATTCCCAAAACGGACGAGAAACCGGCGCATATTGCTCGAGCACGAAACGGATCGGGCCGCTGTGGGTGACGATCGCCACATGACGGGCGCCCGTTCGCTCAGCCAACGCGATCGTCTCGGCGAGCGCCCGTTTGATGCGCGCTTGAAACGCGGCATAGCTCTCCCCGCCGGGCGGCGCCGTCGAAAATGGCGCTTCGAGCCATCGATTGTACGCACGATCTGTTTTAAGCTCGGTGAACGTTTTCCCTTCCCAGGCACCGAAAAAAAGCTCGCGCCATCCGTTCGTACACCAATCCGGCCCGCGGCTGCCAAACAGCAGGACCGCCGTTTCCCGGCAGCGGCGAAGATCGCTTGCCACGATGCGGTCAACCCGGCCCGGCCACTTGATCTGCAAACGGCGCAGCCTGCTATGTTCCGCAGCCGAAAGCGGCGCGTCCGTCCAGCCGATATATGCGTTGCGCCGATTCAGTTCCGTCATCCCATGACGGATGAGTGTAAGAGCCAAAGGACGCCCCATAGCACCGTCTCTCCTCCTTCGATGAGCGCGCCAAGCACATCGCCGGTTACGCCGCCAAACTGCTTTTCCGCCCACGGCTTTGCCGCAAGGGAACAAAGCGCCATCACCGCAGCCAGCGCCGCAACCGCCGCCGGCGGAACGCCCGCCGCCGGAAGAAGCAAAAGCACGAGGCACGCCAATCCGAGCGCCCATGCCGCGTCGCGCCATGAACTATATTCGCGCAGCGAAGCCGCCATTCCTGTCGGCTTCGCCAGCTTGCCGGCGGAAAGAAGCCAGACGGCCCCGGCCCTTGACAACAGCGGAATGGCGATAAACAGCGCAGCAGAAATGTTTGCTTTGATCGCTTCATACAAAAACAGCCATCGAAACGATAACAAACAAACGAGCGCCAACACAGCAAACGCGCCGACGCGCGAATCGGACATAATCTCTTGCCGCCGCTTGGCGTCACGGTACGAAAAAAAGGCGTCGCTTACATCCATAAAGCCGTCAGCGTGCATCCCGCCGGCAAGCCAAATGCCGAGCCAAAGAAGAAGAAGCGCCAAAAAGGGCGGCGCGCCGAGTGAAAACGCGGCACATAAAGCATATATTCCGGCAACCAGCGCGCCGAGCAGCGCCCCAGCCAGCGGCATCGTGCGCACAAGCCAGCGAACATGGGCAGCGCTCCATTCGATCGGCCGTCGGACCGGGATGATCGTAAACAGCTGCAGCGCCAGCAGCCATCCATTCCATGCCCGCTTCATTGCGGCCACCGTCCTTTCTTCACGCGAAGAAGGCCGCATTCGACCACGGCGGCCGTCGCCGCTTCCGCAACCAACTGTTGATGAAGCCAGCCGAGCGTTTTCATGTAGCGGAACGTGCCACAGTCATCCGGCACGCCGCCGGAAAACAGCTCATTGGACACAACGACAACAGCGCGGCACGCCGCCGCCCACATCCGCACTTGGTCGAGCAGGCGACGGGCGGCGGCAAATGCTCTTTCCTCCGTTTTCCATTCATCGCCGGCAAATAACGCGTTGGCCCACCACACAGTCAAGCAGTCAACAAGCACCACATCAGACGGACGAAGCGCCGCTGACAGCCGATCCGGCCCTTCCGGCGCTTCCCACACCGTCCAAGATGCCGCCATCGCCATCCGCCGCGCTTGATGACGGCGAATGCGCTCTTTCATTTCCGCATCGGTGGCCCGGGCGGTAGCGACATAATGAAGCGTCCCGCCAGCGGCAAGCCGGATGGCGCACGCCTCTGCCGCTTCACTTTTGCCGCTGCGCACCGCACCGCTCACAAACACGATCATCCATCCCACCTCTCAAGCGCCTCAAGCAGCCGGTCGTTTTCGGCCGGCGTTTTGACGGCAAGCCGGATGTAGCGGCCGTCAAGCCCCGGGAAATTCATCGTATGGCGCGGCACAATCCCTTCCTTCAACAAATGAAAAAACAGCGCTTCGGTCCGTCCTGAACGCGGGCGCAACAAATAAAAGTTCACGACCGATAATGAGACATCGTACCGCCCGGCCGGAAGCGACCGGAACACCCGCTCCCGCTCGGCGGCGATCCGCTCTCTCGTTTCGTCAACGAACGATGCCATCGGCAAAAAACGAAGCGCCAACTGTTGGGCGACTTGGCTCGCACTCCAAGGCGGCTGCCGTGTTTTCAGCGCGGAAATCACTTCCTCATCGGCGGCGACATAACCGAGGCGCACCCCGGCCAAATGGTGGATTTTCGTCAACGACCGGAGCACGATAAGGCGCGGATAGCGCCCCAGCCAGCGCATTGCCGTAAACCCGCCGCGCCAAAACGGATAAAACGCCTCATCCACCACGATATACGTACCGGCTTGATCCGCCGCATCAATGAATGACCGAAGTTCATGCTCCGGCATCACCGTTCCGGTCGGGTTGTTCGGATGGCATAAAAAAATGATGTCTTGGCTTGCCGCCCACGCCGTCGCTTCATCAATGTCATATGAGAAACCACATTCTTTCCTAGCCATAAACACGGCCACTTCGCAATCGTAGGTGAGGCAGGCGCGCCGGTATTCGGAAAACGTCGGTTCGAACACGCCGACCCGGCGGCCGGCAAACAGCGACGCCAATAAATAAATAGCTTCTGCCGCCCCGTTGGTGGGGAGCACTTGCCCTGGCCGAATCCGCTCCTGCCCGGCGACGAGCTCCCTGAGCGCCCGCGTTTCCGGATCCGGATACTCGCCGGCCCAGTGAGCCCACTTCTCATCGTCCGGCCAAGCCGACGGCGGCAACCGGTACGGGTTCGTATTGACACTGAAGTCAATATACTCATTTGGGGGCGTTATCCCGCACTGCTCATAGAGTGCGCGCGGATTCGCCCCATGCGCCGGCCAACGCAACGATCATCCCCCCGATCCATAGCAATAGCGTAAACATAAGCACCGTTCCAATCATGATGCGGGTCGCCTGGTGAATATGCGCGGCGCGAAGCGGGACGTCCGGGTCGCCGATCGTCGGCCGCCTTGAGACAACGCCGCCGTATGTATTCGTTCCGCCGAGCTGTACGCCAAGCAATGCCGCCATCCCGGCCTCGGGCCAGCCGCTGTTCGGGCTCGGATGGCGGCGGGCGTCGCGAAACAAAACCGCCAAAGAGCGGCGAAGCCGGCGGCCGCCATAGGCGAGCACCATCACGAGCGCCGTCAGCCGCGCCGGAATGTAGTTAAGCATATCATCGAGCCGGGCGGCCGCCCAGCCAAATTCACGATACGTTTCATTTTTATAGCCGACCATCGAATCGCACGTGTTTACTGCCCGGTACAGCAAGGCGAGCGGCGCGCCGCCCAAGGCCGCATAAAAGAGCGGCGCGGTAACACCGTCACTCGTATTTTCCGCCACCGTCTCCACGCAGGCGCGGGCGATGCCGGCTTCATCAAGCCGCTCGGTGTCGCGGCCGACGATCATCGACAACGCACGCCGCGCCGACAGGAGATCGCCCGCTTCGAGCGGCCGGCGCACATCTTCCGCCGCCTCCGCCAAACTTTTCGGCGCAATGGCAGTAAAAATGAGCACTGCCTCGACTGCCACTCCAACATACATCGATAAGGCGTAGCTAGCCTGGACAACGGCCGCCGAGAGTCCATAGACGATCACGAGCACCGCTGCCACGGCCGCCGCTCCTTTCAGGCGGCGGCCATTTCCACCGTTCCAGCGCCGGTCAAAATAGGCGATCAACCATCCCATCCCGCGCACCGGATGCGGCAGCCAGCGCGGATCGCCCATGAGGGCATCAAGACACAACGCCAACGTTAATGCAGCCAAATGGGTCACCGCCGTTTCCCCCGCTTCTCCCAACGGTCAAGCGCCTCAACCGTCGCCTCATACACAAGCCGGCCGATCTCCCGCCCAAGCTCCGTTGCCGTTCCGGCATAAGCAAAGACCCGACCAGTTTGCGTGGCCGCCACCGCCACCGAGTCGGTCGATGTTCCAGTGGCGATCGTTCCCGTTTCCCGATCGCCAATCAAACGGTCAGCAAGCGCTTTTGTCTTCGCTTCTGTCGCCGTCATGACCGCCTGAACGAACGCCGCCTCGGTCAGCGTGCCATCGATGACAATGATGAGATTGATCGTCCCCGGCTTGACCGCGAGCGGCTGATGCTGCCAAGCGCGGGCGGCGTCGACCGCATTGCCGACGCCGGCTGTCGCCAAAACCGAAACAGAAAAGGCTTCCCCGTTTTCTCGACGCCAGACGGCATCGCGCACATCGACCGCCGTCATCATCCCGACCGTCCGGGCGACGGGAAACCGATGCCGTTCCAAATAACGCCGCATTTCCTCTTCCGCGTCACGGCAATCATAGTCGAGGCCGACATGACGGTTGACGAAATGGGTCGCCCATTGAAACCCGGCGCCCACGAGCGCTGAAGACAAGACGCGCAGCGGTTGGCGGGCGGCAAGAACAACCGCGTCATCGAGAAATGACGGGCGCAGCCCGCCGGTGAGCAATGTCTCCTCGCACTTGTGTTGCGGCACAAACGAAAACACTGGCTTGGCCGCCGCCGGATGGGCCTGGCGCACGACCGGGACGGCAAACACTTCATTCAGCAACCCCGGCGTCATGACGTCCGCCGGTGCACCGAGCGCAGCGGTTTTCCCCTCTTTTAAAACGAGCACCCGGTCGCAATATAAACTGGCAACACTCATATCGTGAAAGACAGCGACAACTGTCAAACCGCGCGCGTGTGCGGCTCGGGCGAGTTGGTTCAGAAGCCGGACTTGGCCGCTCATATCCATATGGTTCGTCGGCTCATCCAACAAAAGCAGCTGCGGCTCTTGGGCGAGCGCGCGGGCCAAATAGGCGCGCTGCCGCTCGCCGCCGCTCAACCGCTCAAGCGGCTCATCGATTTTGCCGGCCAAGCCGACAGCGGCAAGCGCCTGTTGAACCGCGGTTTCGTCCTCGGTCGTCCACGTCGGAAACAAGCCATGCTGATGGGCGTAGCGTCCGAGTGCCACCATCTCTTTCACCGTATAGCCGTGCGCCGTTTCCACTGTTTGCGGCAGGACGGCGGCCAACCGCGCCCATTGTTTCGCCGAAAGCGCCATCAGCGGTCGGCCATCGATGACGATCTCCCCGCTTGTCAGCGGCAACTCTTTGCTGATGAGTTTGAGCAATGTCGTCTTCCCGCTGCCGTTCGGCCCTAAAATGCCGAATATTTCGCCCTTTTCCACGGAAAACGTCACGCCGTCAAGCACTTGTTTCTGTCCATACCGATGCGATATGGCACGCACGTCGAGCATCGTCATCCCATCTTTCGTTTCGTTTTTCGAAAAAATAGGGCGGCAAACAGCGGGGCCCCGATCAGCGATGTAATGACGCCAATCGGCAGTTCACGCGGCTCGATGATCGTCCGCGCCGCCACATCGGCGAGCACAAGAAACGACCCGCCGTACAAGAGCGACAGCGGCAAGAGCACCCGGTAATTCGGTCCGCATACAAGCCGGACCATGTGCGGAACGACAAGTCCGACAAAGCCGATCGTTCCCGACACCGACACCGCCGCGCCGGTGAGCAGCGCGGCCGCCGTCAAAATGATGATTTTGCGGCGCACGACATCGACGCCGACATGAAGCGCCGCCGCCTCGCCAAACGCAAAGGCGTTCAACTCGCGGCCGTTGGCGATGAGCACTGTCGCCCCTACGAGAAAAAACGGCAACAGCAGTCCGCTGTACTTCCAGCCGCGCATCGCCACGCTCCCCATCAGCCAGGAGATGATTTGCCGCAGTTCTTCTCCCGTCAACGCGATCATGAGCGAAATGAAGGCACTGAAAAACGCTCCGAAAATAATGCCGGCTAAAATGATCGTCTCAACCGACATTTGCCGCTCAACGGCGCGGGTGAACGCCAACACAGCGGCCAGCGTCGCCATGCCGCATAAGATGCTCACGATCGGCAGCGTAAACGTGCCGAACAACGGCCATTGCCAACCGAGAAAAATAACGAGCACGGCCCCGACGGACGCGCCGGATGAGACGCCAAGCGTATACGGGTCGGCGAGCGCGTTTTTTAACAGCCCTTGAAACGCTGCACCGGCCAGCGCCAATGACGCTCCGACCAAAAAGGCGAGCACGACGCGCGGCAGACGGATCGCCATCACGATCGGCACCCAATCGGCCGGAATGTGATGCGGAAGCCCCATTCCGAACCATTCCGCCGCCAAAATGCGGACGATAGAAGAAAAGGGAATCGACAGCGACCCGGTCGATATCCCTACGAGCAGTGAAAAGACAGCCGCGGTAGCAGCCGCGATATACATCCACGTTTTACTTGAACACATCCGGGTAAATGGCTTTGGCAAGTTCCTCGACTCCTTCGACAAGACGCGGACCCGGCCGGCTCACTAGGTCGGTGTTGACATCATATACCCGCTTGTTTTTCACCGCCGGCACATCTTTCCAGGCGGCACGATTGAGCACTTGTTCAGCTCCGCCGTATGTGGTGATGATGACATCCGGCTTATAGGCGACCGCCTGTTCTTCCGTCACCATCGGCCAACCTTCCAAGCTGCCGGCAACGTTTTTCGCCGAAATCACCTGAAGCATCTCGTCCATAAACGTTCCTTTGCCGGTTGTATAAAGTTGCGGCGGCGGTGACACTTCAATCCAGACGTTCGCCTGTTTGTCTGCCGGAATTTGTTTCGCCTTCTCCTTAACTTGTGCAAGCTTCGTCTTCATGTCATTGATGACTTCCTCCGCCTTGTCGACCGTTCCGGTCGCCTTGCCGATCAGGTCAATCGCTGCATACACATCATCAAACGACGCCGCGTTATTGACAACGAGCACCGTAATGCCGGCGTCTTTCAATTGCTGCAGGCCGTCCTTCGCGTTATGGGCGCTTGATGCATGGGCCAAGACAAGGTCCGGTTTCAGTGAAATAATTTTTTCGACGTTAAATTCCATCCCACCGATTTTCGTTTTCGTTTTGACGTCTTCCGGATAATTGTCAAAATCGCTGACGCCGACAACCTTTTCGCCCAGCCCCAAGGCATAGGCGATTTCCGTATTGCTTGGGATGAGTGAGACGATTTTTTGCGGTTCCGCTTTGATCGTCACTTCTTCCCCAAGTCCGTCTTTCACCGTCACCGGAAACGCGGCCTGTTCCGTTTTCGGCTCCTCTTTTTTCGCCGGCTGGGCGTTGCTTTCCGTTCCGCTGCTGCAGCCGACAAGCATAACGGCCAAAAGGATGAGCACAGCCAACGCCGTTGGCCATTTCCAACGCTTCATCAGTCGTTCCTCCTTTGAGTGATGTATGTACAATAAAAAACGCCCATTCCGTCCGATCGGGAAATGAGCGTGAAACGGCCTAAAAAGGCGCAAAAAACCTGTCAGCCGTTTCCGCGTCTCACCCCCCGAAGATTCGGAAACTGTTGCGCAGGCAAGGCAGGTCTACTGACTCATGCTTCATCCTACTCTGAACCCTTCCCATACGGCGAACAGCCGAAGCCATCCGTCCATACAGTGGCGCTTTCATTTCGTCCGCATTGACAGTTGCGGGGACAGTTCCGGATTCCCACCGGATTCCCTATTAAGCCTTCGCGGCACCTTGCTGCGAATTGATTAAGTTATCGGATATGGACATTTTTATATTAAAACAGCGCTTGCCGTTTGACAACTATTTTTATAGAAACCTAGCAGCTGACTCTCCAAAACAGCGTTCCCAGCCAAGCGGCCGCCTGACCGCCATGGGAAAAGGCGTCCCGCCTCTATGCAAGACGCCTTCCTGACTGTCAGCTCCATTCGTCACTGTTGAATATATTTGTCAAACACAAAACCGAAATCTTTGACCGTATAGTTCATTTTCGCTTCCGTCAGCCATTGAAAGACGTATTCATTCACGGTCTTAAAATCTGCCGGCACATTGGCGCCGCCGCGCATGACCGCTTGCCATCACTCCGCAGACAAACGATCGTTGCAGCGCCCTCTATGTATCATTACGTCCCCATAGACGAAAAGTTTCATAGTTGCTAAAAATCATGGCCTAACGCCTCGATGCTAGCGTCAGGCCATATGGATCGTGATCAATCTCGCCCCGAAAGTAGTCTTTGCTGGAGAACTGTCACTTTTGCCTATAACCAAGCTACCCGACTGATGTCTTCGTTTCAAGTTGTGCCATCGCCGTTTCCTCCTCAATCCTCGAACAGGCGGATGCCATACGCCTCAAGCACAAAGCGCGGCACAAAGAAGCGCGCCGTAACGAGCGGGTCGACGACTTGGCTGATTTGCGTCTGGCCGGCGGCGCTAGGCACCATCGTCAAATGATTAAGCATCAACGGAGCATGCGGCCGTCTCTGCTATCTCAACGGCGACCTCGCCATCCGGATGTACGTATGACGCTTGCCGCGAATCGCGATCGAATACGCCATAATGTTCTCTGGAACAGCGATGCCATGATAGCCAGCGTCGCCGATATGGTGCAGATCCGCCCCGGCCATTTTGCCGGCGAGCGCAATTTGGCGGATTGTGTGTTCATCGGCTCCTTCTTGGCTCGTACCGATCGTTAACATCACAAGCGCCCCATGTTCATGG includes the following:
- the sigX gene encoding RNA polymerase sigma factor SigX, which codes for MDPVFEQLYEKYHDDLFNFLFYMVRNREHAEDLVQEVYVKVLRSYKRFKGQCSEKTWLLSIARHVAIDFFRRQKHRRKWAGPPEWSAESIGADEPMPEEVAIQKEEIQLMYRCLARCTVDQQLVLVLRFIQSLSIAETAAALGWTESKVKTTQHRALKALKQYMEEEEEREGWQHEKAQLE
- a CDS encoding ABC transporter substrate-binding protein, which produces MKRWKWPTALAVLILLAVMLVGCSSGTESNAQPAKKEEPKTEQAAFPVTVKDGLGEEVTIKAEPQKIVSLIPSNTEIAYALGLGEKVVGVSDFDNYPEDVKTKTKIGGMEFNVEKIISLKPDLVLAHASSAHNAKDGLQQLKDAGITVLVVNNAASFDDVYAAIDLIGKATGTVDKAEEVINDMKTKLAQVKEKAKQIPADKQANVWIEVSPPPQLYTTGKGTFMDEMLQVISAKNVAGSLEGWPMVTEEQAVAYKPDVIITTYGGAEQVLNRAAWKDVPAVKNKRVYDVNTDLVSRPGPRLVEGVEELAKAIYPDVFK
- the cbiB gene encoding adenosylcobinamide-phosphate synthase CbiB; the protein is MTHLAALTLALCLDALMGDPRWLPHPVRGMGWLIAYFDRRWNGGNGRRLKGAAAVAAVLVIVYGLSAAVVQASYALSMYVGVAVEAVLIFTAIAPKSLAEAAEDVRRPLEAGDLLSARRALSMIVGRDTERLDEAGIARACVETVAENTSDGVTAPLFYAALGGAPLALLYRAVNTCDSMVGYKNETYREFGWAAARLDDMLNYIPARLTALVMVLAYGGRRLRRSLAVLFRDARRHPSPNSGWPEAGMAALLGVQLGGTNTYGGVVSRRPTIGDPDVPLRAAHIHQATRIMIGTVLMFTLLLWIGGMIVALAGAWGESARTL
- a CDS encoding histidine phosphatase family protein, which codes for MGRPLALTLIRHGMTELNRRNAYIGWTDAPLSAAEHSRLRRLQIKWPGRVDRIVASDLRRCRETAVLLFGSRGPDWCTNGWRELFFGAWEGKTFTELKTDRAYNRWLEAPFSTAPPGGESYAAFQARIKRALAETIALAERTGARHVAIVTHSGPIRFVLEQYAPVSRPFWEWKVPFSGGYTLESTIERWKGGERCISLSAVRSKENENGCGNDTE
- a CDS encoding bifunctional adenosylcobinamide kinase/adenosylcobinamide-phosphate guanylyltransferase yields the protein MHFVVGGAFQGKRKWVRERYGISDGVHIVWHDGYQEPYGWPDGAKTAKTVVLDGLEAAIRRLPDPEEWERFFCAWKQWEEGAGGRTVVWIGTDVTQGVVPTDREDRRWRDAVGVCYQRLVAMCCCVDRLWCGLAERLK
- a CDS encoding cob(I)yrinic acid a,c-diamide adenosyltransferase, which gives rise to MKLYTRTGDQGKTSLVGGRVDKDHLRVEAYGTIDEANSFIGWALALLADDARFRDLCAELQKIQHELFDCGGDLAIVNGKLPYKATEEMVTFLEGRIDAYVQEAPPLEKFILPGGSKAAAALHLARTVTRRAERCIVSLQKAEPINDVVLKYMNRLSDYLFAAARVVNARLGVGDVEYERSAIVFRDKEEKQ
- a CDS encoding bifunctional adenosylcobinamide kinase/adenosylcobinamide-phosphate guanylyltransferase, encoding MIVFVSGAVRSGKSEAAEACAIRLAAGGTLHYVATARATDAEMKERIRRHQARRMAMAASWTVWEAPEGPDRLSAALRPSDVVLVDCLTVWWANALFAGDEWKTEERAFAAARRLLDQVRMWAAACRAVVVVSNELFSGGVPDDCGTFRYMKTLGWLHQQLVAEAATAAVVECGLLRVKKGRWPQ
- a CDS encoding adenosylcobinamide amidohydrolase, which produces MTMLDVRAISHRYGQKQVLDGVTFSVEKGEIFGILGPNGSGKTTLLKLISKELPLTSGEIVIDGRPLMALSAKQWARLAAVLPQTVETAHGYTVKEMVALGRYAHQHGLFPTWTTEDETAVQQALAAVGLAGKIDEPLERLSGGERQRAYLARALAQEPQLLLLDEPTNHMDMSGQVRLLNQLARAAHARGLTVVAVFHDMSVASLYCDRVLVLKEGKTAALGAPADVMTPGLLNEVFAVPVVRQAHPAAAKPVFSFVPQHKCEETLLTGGLRPSFLDDAVVLAARQPLRVLSSALVGAGFQWATHFVNRHVGLDYDCRDAEEEMRRYLERHRFPVARTVGMMTAVDVRDAVWRRENGEAFSVSVLATAGVGNAVDAARAWQHQPLAVKPGTINLIIVIDGTLTEAAFVQAVMTATEAKTKALADRLIGDRETGTIATGTSTDSVAVAATQTGRVFAYAGTATELGREIGRLVYEATVEALDRWEKRGKRR
- the cobS gene encoding adenosylcobinamide-GDP ribazoletransferase; the protein is MKRAWNGWLLALQLFTIIPVRRPIEWSAAHVRWLVRTMPLAGALLGALVAGIYALCAAFSLGAPPFLALLLLWLGIWLAGGMHADGFMDVSDAFFSYRDAKRRQEIMSDSRVGAFAVLALVCLLSFRWLFLYEAIKANISAALFIAIPLLSRAGAVWLLSAGKLAKPTGMAASLREYSSWRDAAWALGLACLVLLLLPAAGVPPAAVAALAAVMALCSLAAKPWAEKQFGGVTGDVLGALIEGGETVLWGVLWLLHSSVMG
- a CDS encoding ECF transporter S component; amino-acid sequence: MNRRFAWLAVCLALSIIGSFIKLPTFVGSIALDSAPALVAAAVLGPRAGAMVAGLGHFISAYVGGWPLGPFHWLIACEMAGLGALFAAMYERGWRFAGAAAFFAGNVLLAPLPLVIPFGWPFVIAVIPPLSAAAAVNVLVAMTVMPSVTRLAAKAGVRAPHA
- a CDS encoding FecCD family ABC transporter permease codes for the protein MPKPFTRMCSSKTWMYIAAATAAVFSLLVGISTGSLSIPFSSIVRILAAEWFGMGLPHHIPADWVPIVMAIRLPRVVLAFLVGASLALAGAAFQGLLKNALADPYTLGVSSGASVGAVLVIFLGWQWPLFGTFTLPIVSILCGMATLAAVLAFTRAVERQMSVETIILAGIIFGAFFSAFISLMIALTGEELRQIISWLMGSVAMRGWKYSGLLLPFFLVGATVLIANGRELNAFAFGEAAALHVGVDVVRRKIIILTAAALLTGAAVSVSGTIGFVGLVVPHMVRLVCGPNYRVLLPLSLLYGGSFLVLADVAARTIIEPRELPIGVITSLIGAPLFAALFFRKTKRKMG
- the cobD gene encoding threonine-phosphate decarboxylase CobD; the encoded protein is MRWPAHGANPRALYEQCGITPPNEYIDFSVNTNPYRLPPSAWPDDEKWAHWAGEYPDPETRALRELVAGQERIRPGQVLPTNGAAEAIYLLASLFAGRRVGVFEPTFSEYRRACLTYDCEVAVFMARKECGFSYDIDEATAWAASQDIIFLCHPNNPTGTVMPEHELRSFIDAADQAGTYIVVDEAFYPFWRGGFTAMRWLGRYPRLIVLRSLTKIHHLAGVRLGYVAADEEVISALKTRQPPWSASQVAQQLALRFLPMASFVDETRERIAAERERVFRSLPAGRYDVSLSVVNFYLLRPRSGRTEALFFHLLKEGIVPRHTMNFPGLDGRYIRLAVKTPAENDRLLEALERWDG